The following nucleotide sequence is from Scleropages formosus chromosome 4, fSclFor1.1, whole genome shotgun sequence.
GTATTGTTTTGCACATTATTATGCATATTTTGGACAATTTTCAGGTCATCTATGTTTTACAACAGAACTTTTGCCCATTTCTGTACCAGCATGTCTGGTCGGTCTTAACTGAAGCCTTCTGAGAACCAGACTGTAGTGGCTGAAAGCCCTCTTATCAGTACACATGTGGACAGCATGGAACTCTGTTTCATCCGATAAGATGTTTCCTATGTCAAGAGGACTTCCGAGTGCCTCAGTCAGAGCTGTCATTCCGAGCAAAGGCTGGGTCCTGCATCTCCCACCCATAGGGAGTGGTGTAATCTAGAAGTCTTTCTGTGGAAGAGCCTCTGTTCAAtagatgcataaataaatacaactgtACTTATACTGCAGTGTGTAGGGTGTTCCATACTATCTCACATGGAGGAAATGAAGTGTATGAGAAAGGGACTGACAGCATGAGATGTGGTGCAGATGCTCAGCTGTCCACTGAACTGCAAaccttcctttttcttcttcctagTCAACAGATTTCTTTGACGGACTGGAAAGGATGGAGGTAGGATTATGTTTCCTGTTACCCTCTGCCACAAAAAAGTCAACTAATTTTCAGGTTCTGTTTGGACTGGGgattttacagtgatttgtcGTTACTTATTAAGATTAACTCATCTGTTAAGTGCTTCAGTTCTGTACTGTTTGTTAgaatttattttcccatttgtgtTGGGATGTTGTTGAATAACATTAAATGTGCAAGAGATTTTGGGGAATTACATTTGCAGATGACGTGGGTAGATCTCCATACTctgtttaaaagcaaaaatgactTTGAATCATCCCATTTCACAACAGATACATAAACAGATGATATCAGAACCATTAGTGTAGTTTAAAAACTAAAAGGGAATAAATGAAGCACCAGTAAAAATGCCATCAACTCAAGGTGTTCTGGCATAGGGTGGGAGGTAAAAGCCCTACAGTGTTTTCCTCAACTTAGCCCTGACCTCTAACCCctgacacatgattcttgagcaGGTGCTCAGAGTGGATGAGGTGCCAGTAGGCCCACAGAGACACATAGTCTTATTATACTGCATTGACaaatttctgtgtttgtgaCCATGCAGACTTAGGTGTGTTTATCTCAGGTGTGTTGCACACCATACCCAGTCCTTGTCTCAGTGTTGAATCACTctatcatttgttcattcaatCATCTGTTTATACATCTATTACTTTGATTTTATGTTTGGTgttatggtgtaaatgttcatgcaccataactttatgatcatctccagataagcctttacacgaCCGCTACTCCTGagttgtatgtgaatgtttgtgtaccttattaaaaaaaaaaaaaattgtaggaaggttatcaggactGATCTATCTTGCaccttatgcacctactcaagcgatgaacattgttgcatcaagtggaaagtaacagactaggtttacttaagaatcacatgcttgcagccatgtctctttcttttaatgtaatgtacaaattgtattttcgctgagatgtacatcgctttggagaaaagcgtctgctaaattaaataaatgtaaatgtttgatgtGTTCATAGACattgtgttctctctgtgtctgtgttcatttattcctttttattcttgaaataaatattcagttttttttttcccccccaaatgGAGTTTTGACATTGAAGTAATGTTGCAGTAGTCCTTTTCTTAGgaacatgaatatttcatatagtgggttttcttacatttgtggatgtgtgtgtattcagtcaTGCCCTTCAATCAACACAGCACTGTATTCCTGTTTATCTCCTGCAGAACAACATCACCCTCAACCCCAGGATAGAGGAGGTGAAGTCAGCACAAGGAACCCAATTCTCTCTGGTTTCCCACCAGCTAACCCAGACAACACATAACTGCACTGTTTCATCACTGAGCCTCATGTGTAGTTTTACACCATCTGTTAACTTCATTAtagctgttattattactattgacCACTATAACTCTTCCGTTTGCCATTTTGATTGTTACTACTTTTACCACTGTTGTAACTTTGTCTTAACTATTCAGCTGGTGCTACTATGACTTTTTCCAGGTGTACTACTTGCCATGTCTACTTTTAGTATTCATATAACTTTTCGACACTTCCGTAGCTGCTGTATTGATATTGTTGGTTTCTGTCACATTTCCCAAGTAACATCTGTCTCATCCTCTGCCAGGTCCTGGAGAAGGGTGATCCTTACCCTCAGGTGATCCTTCCCCAGTTTGGGGGCTACTGGATAGAGGATGCAGAAACCACAGTATTCACTCCAACCTCCACCGACAGCAGCTTCTATGAGGATGATGACAGCGACGGTGTGAGCCCTGGGGGTAGCAGGGGCTTCAAGCTAGAGGACAACAGTGCAGCGAGGGCCTATCGCAAGCACTTTTTGGGCAGAGTGAGTAAAGACATTGAATTAAATCCTCATCTGACTTAGAGTCTTTAGTCTCAGCTAATGTAACAGTTGTAAGATACCAACTCACTTAAAGTTTCTAAGAAAATACCCTATTTCAGGACAATTGCAGTGCAACTGCCTTTTAAGGGCATATTAATCATAAATTTGCAcctgaattttgatttttttaatttttcaatttccaTTTCACTTAATTGTAGTGTTTTGATGTAGTTTTATGCACAAGTTATCTTTCTCATGTGAAATCACGCATGTTATTCTGATTTGCCCTAAGTAAACACACTGTGACAGAGATCTGACCACACTTTCTCGTGGTGTCACTGTTACTCTTCACTTCAGGAGCACCTGAATTTTTATGGAACAGCCAGTACCCTGGGCAACCTGGTCCTCTCTCTGAAGCATGAGGAGGCGGAGGGCCAGGAGCACCTGCGCATCATACTCAGGTATGGTCTACAGCAGGCCTTTGTAGCTATGCATCACACTAAAGTAGGGTCTGCAGGCAGTGTGTACAGCTGCGAATCAGCTGGCTTTAACCTGTCACCCTCCCCACATCCAACTGCCTGTCTGCCTTAGGTCTAGGATGAAGACACTCCATGACAGAATCTCTCTGGCAGGACTGACACAATTGCCCAGCATCCCTGAGATTGCCAAGGTGCCCATTCTAGTATTCTCTTCACTCACTCAAAACTCAGTGAGGAACACTTGTTGTTTATGCACTAAACAGTACCCCGTGTATATATGTGGATTTATTTatgtgcgtgttttttttttcagctgctgtgTGATGATGTAACAGGCCTAAAATTTAGTCCAGTCCTGTATCCTCGGGTGAGTCCATTTCGAAGGTGAAATGTTGTCCACTGCGTTCTTGTTAATCATCACTGCTTATTTTGCCACAGTTGTATTATAAATGATTTTATATCAGCATTTGTTGTAGCAAAATGACTTACTgttgttttaattgtttctcAGGGTTCTCAGTTGATTGTGAGCTATGATGAACATGAAGTCAGCAACACTTTCAAGTTTGGTGTAGTTTACCAGAAGTTTCATCAGGTGAAGAATCAGTGCTCAGATTATTCCTCTAGTCATTCAGTATTTTTAGCATTTAGAGCACTCCATCAGAATCGACCCTGCCCACTTGATATTAAACCATGCCTACTATGTTCTGTCAAATCATTCAGTTCTATCTCTGTGCTTCTAGATTTCAGAAGAAGAGCTGTTTGGGAACAATGAGGAGACACCTGCCTTCCAGGAGTTCCTAGAGCTTCTGGGAGACTGTATTGAGCTCCAAGACTTCAAAGGGTAGGAAGGATGTCTCCCtctaaatgtacaaatgaattcctcatctgttcatttatttagtcaTCGCTGATGCCCTGCTGAGTGCCTACCCCTCTCCTTTGTTTTCTCCATAGCTTCCGAGGTGGTCTTGACGTCTCCCATGGCCAAACAGGTTCACATTCCGTCTACACGATCTTCAAGGACAGGGAGATCATGTTTCATGTCTCCACCAAGTTGCCCTTCACGGAAGGGGACACACAGCAGGTAACCAACCATGGACAACATAATGGAGAGGAGGCGAGACTTACTCTAAGTTTACAACAGCCCCATTTTGCACTCTAAGCATGTCTCGTCACGCTTGACACTGATATGCAGGGTCATTAATCTACTGGTCTTTTCTGTTGATTATCTTGatatatttagtttatttaaatTGGAATCCATTGGTTGCCAGTGGTTGACCTGCCAAGAAGTCATTGTGACTTTTGAGAGTATCAAAGCAAGCgtggcatttttttcattatttgactAATTATTCTTcccgtgtctctctctctctctctgtgctatattttcactctgttttttcttttctgacttTCTTAGCTTCAGAGGAAGCGACACATTGGAAATGATATTGTGGCAGTCATCTTCCAGGAAAAGGCCACACCTTTTGTCCCGGACATGATCGCTTCCAATTTCCTTCATGCTTACATCCTAGTACAAGTGGAAAATCCTGGCACAGAGCACATTACATACAAGGTACCTGATGATTGCCACCTTCTCCTACACCTACACCTTCTTCACATTCCTGTTCCATGTGGATTAAGTCATAATGTGACTCTTCCATTTGGAAACCATCAACAGTGAATCCAaagtttttctctttcagcaGAACATACGCATATTACTGACATTTGAAAGTCGAAACAGATTTAGTTTCAGTGTAACATTCAAATTCCAGTATGTTTCCAATATAAAGTGCATATTTGGTCTGTTTTAGGTATCCGTCACTGCACGAGAGGATGTCCCACCCTTTGGACCACCTCTCCCAAACCCATCCATTTTCAAGAAGGTAAGCTGTGGTAGGGTTGTGGCACACCAAACATTGCCATAACAATGTACTCTTCCACAGACtctaaaaatcaaaatttgatcATTTTCCCTGTTATGCTGCCCATAGTAGTCTGACTCTGTCCTCAATTCCCAGGGCCCAGAGTTCCGGGAATTCCTGCTCACCAAACTAATCAACGCAGAGGTGGCCTGCTACAAGGCAGACCGCTTTGCTAAATTGGAGGTGAGTGAGGAAATATGTGTGAGTATAATGGTGGTGCTTGTATGCTAGACTGGAGCTACTGCACAGAACCATTGGTCAAAACACCATTTGATGaagcggtgtgtgtgcgcatgcgggTGTGACAGGGGCGGACTCGGGCAGCACTTCTGGACAACCTTCACGATGAACTGCACAAGCAGACGCAGGCAATACTGGGGCTGGGGACAGGATCTGGCTCAGATGATGACAAGATGGAAAACGGGAGCCATGGTGGCCTGCTTGAGTCCCTCAAGGTATTAATATCACAACATCCCTCTGTCTCCTTCAGGGTTGGAGTTTGATGTTCGTAGGTCCTAGGCACTTTCACtccaaaatgcacaaaaagagGGGTAAATGTCAACTGAATTACATTGACTGATGTgttgcactttattttaatgctaAACCATGTGATTGatgaagaagctgaagaaaggacctttttcagaaaatgaattCTCAGGaaatttgtctttgaaaaattgtctttgaaatgtcattttgaaggTGCATTTGGATTAAATTTCTTGCAATGTTGCAAACATTGCAAACAATGTTGCGAAATTTCTTGCACCTATGCAGACCCTTGGCACTGTCAGAGTAGAAGTAGTTCTTAAAAGGAAATCCTGCACTGGTCTCCCTTTTCCCATCCCACCACAATGTGTcatatgtgtttttcttttatcacACTGTCTTTCCATATAAAATGTCCccttaacatttttctttctccactCTCTCTACTCCTTTCTTCCAACACCCTCCCAGCGGGCAGTGCGAGTGCGGagtcactccatggagacagtTGGTGTGTCGCATCGTCACCGGAGCCCTGCAGGGGTCCCCGCAAGTCTGAGCGGGGGAGTACTCCCCCAGAACAGTACAGACTGCTCCAAGAGCACAGTCATGGTGAGAAGACTGAATAAGGGCCAGTGGACATCCGAAGGAGACAGTGTGAGAACATATTGTGTGAAGAGCCTGGAACCCCAGAATAAGagataaagaggaaaaagaccTATGCATTACTGTCTCAAATTTGTTCTCTCTTTCTGCTCTCCTTCCATCTCTCATTTCCAAGACCCCTGGAGCAGCCAAGTCCCCAGTGAAGAGCCCAGTGAAGCGGCGATCTGGATTCTTCCGTCTTCACTCCTGCACAGATGGACAGGCAGACAGGCAGTCACGCAGGTCAGCCAGAAAGAGAGGTGCTCTTACAAGTCACCCAGTGAACCAGAGGCACTTAcgcagtcattcacacacaaattttCACACAAGTCAGTCAGTGACAAAGACCTATAAAGGTCAACTAAGTTAGTTACAGGCACGCATTAATACgctcacaaacaaaaacaggagaCCACACACACCATATTTACAGCACAGTGAAAAAACCTGACACCACAGGTTTCATCTCTGTCTACCAACAGGATGACTTTCAGTAAGTTATAGTATTGGGTATCCTTCCGTTTGCACCCTAGCTACACTGATCGTGTAATAGATAAATGTGCATTGCCTCTTTCGCATGACTGTGTTTACTTCTATGTCTGCAGTGACTTAAAGATGTCTGAAAGCAGCAGCCTTGCTCAGGAAGTAAAATCAGAGACATCATCCAACCCGAGCTCACCAGAGATCTACCCCAGCAAAGACGGGTGAGAGCAGAAGCAGGGCAGGTGGACTTGCACGAGGTGACATAACTGCCTTGTAGTTCTGAGGCTCACGAGGGATGTTTCCTCTCTCTGCAGGCTCTCTGTTAAGCTAAGGGACAGCAGCTGTGGCAGTGGTGGTCAGCACAACAtctcccgctcctcctccagcacgagcagcttcagcagtgctgctggagaaggagagatgCTGGAAGAGGTGGACATGGTGATTGTTTTGGAAGGCCTGGGCATAGAGCACCTTGAGAATTAGGGACAGGCATAAAGTTTAATGCACAATCCAGCAACAATAATTGTTCTATTTAAATTATTGTAGATTATGACACAGGTAAACCTCTGTGTAACCCCAAACAATATAGAATTCAGAGTattagaattaattttttttattgatatcGGCACACCTCCCACTGCCCGTCAGTAGCAGCAATGATTTTCTCTGTCCCCTGCAGAACTGTCAGCCCTCTATGGCTTATCCGCCAGTGTATAGCCCCTCCTTCAGTGTAGAGGGACAGACTTGTGGGACACCAGTTATCATGTGTCGCAGCCCCACAGGTAATAATCCCACATTCTGTTCCAGTCCTTTCATGTGACTTTTCATCTTTATGTAGCTATTCGCTTGCATTTGATCATACAGTGCTCAAATAACATTTATGTACTTACGTTTTTCATCCCAAAACCCATTGAAAAGATGGAAAGAGCAGGACATCCCCATCCTCCAAGTGCAACCTGAAGTTCCGCTTTGACAAGCTGAACCCCTCCCCTGCAGTAAGTGGTGCTGTGGGTGGACAGCCTCTGCCCTTGTGTTTGGCACCATGTAATCTACTGTCTTCCTGTCAGGTGTGCCTCCTGGTCCAACACAAATCATTCATTCCATTGATTGTGGTGCTGTCCTCTCTAGAAGAGCTTTAACAGAGGCCAGTGATAGAGTCATGAGTGTTTATAAATACCACTTAAATTCAtaatgttttctccttttttctttacatgtaTTTCTTTTAGAACTGAAGCTATAGCACCATCTACTGATATATTGAAATCAAACAACATacacagtacaggtggtcctcggcttacatttacattgtataGGCAGTCCCGGGATTACGAGCGAGTTCCGTCCccaagtctgtctttaaattgGATTTTTACCTAAGTCAGAACACTTAGGTACGGttcgtgtctaacgtcagtcagtcaaatgttttgtcttagtatatagtgtacctttctatgcataaaaaaacattaaagaaacacttccagacacactaaaacatatttaacatgatacagtaataaatacaatgtaataacaataataaatgtaactacagtatttataatagagagagacatagaaataGATAAATGTTACTAAAGTATTTATAatcagagggggtgcggtggcgcggcggcacagcaggtttggtcgggtcctgctctctggcaggcctggggttcgagtcccacttggggtgccttgtgacagactggcatcccgtcctgggtatgtcccctcctcctccagccctgcgccctgtattgccacgCTTCACTCTGGCTTGtcgcgaccccacctgggacaactggtttcagtcaatgtgtgtgtgtgtgtgtgtgtgtgtgtgtgtgtgtgtgtgtgtgtatttataatagagagagtgtgtgtaggtatgaaaaacatcaaagaaagtttaatgttcgcttttccagtgtCCGTTAGCGTTTTACCTTTTCCCagtcgctttattatttccactttaggtTCAGtcatgatcattttccttttcttggatgcagcaccctcacttgcatcacatttacgctttggtacCGTGGTTAGGcgggtaaaaacaaacaaattaatccCAAATACATTAACAAACGAGACACTcataacagcaatgtggtccatGTCATACTGAGTTGGCTGGAGACTGAGATGTGCGTTTGTTGGGACCCAATTGCTGGATCTCTATTGTAattacacaagggagcaggcgaAATTTGTGGTCgaggacaggcatgggtcggTTGATCCACAAACATAGTTCCTGGGGAGAATCCGATATCATAGTCAAGGAGGTGATGGAAGTGTCGGGAGCCGTGGACATCAGGACCGGGAACTAGGGACTTGGAAGGCCGGGTAGATTGCCgtgggttcactcgagagcgCCAGAGACGCAGGTTTCTCAAATGACATTCCGCAACCAGGTtgtgcaggtgcagcttctttataccccgctgctctgatttcgggcaggtgcggATGTTCGTGGCGAAATTGTGGATGTGACAGTCCAAccgaaaagaaggaagtcttagtCCTTCCTCTCCTCACGCACCCAGGAgctgacaaactgctgtagacgcgTAATATTTTGATGCGCGTTacaaagtagcgcctgtttgttatacgaatcattgtatgtaacttgaatttttaatatagtagacTTTAcgggggggtggttcgtaaatacaggttgtatgtaagtcgggcgttcataacccggggactgcctgtattcatttagcagacacttttctccaaagtgacacacatctcagagaaaaatacagtaagtgcatgacatcaacagaagaacAGGTGTACTAAGGGGTGTTGATCTGTTcctacatctgtgtgtgtgtgtgtattatagcaCACTGCGTTTGGGATTTAGGatgaagaaggacgcacagacagcatatatatttacatatatgtataacTATATAGTTGTTTAATTATATATAGTTGTATATAGCCATATGTAGTGTTGCTGAtccatgctgcactattattttcactttcttatCTAAATCTACTCTTTTTTTGCTTCTCAGTACCACTGGAAGACTCAGTTTTTCACTTGTTAGccagtttaaagaaaaagtaactTAAAGGGAATCACGAATGAAATGTTTGAGCAAGATGGAGCAATACGAACAAACGTCGGCACTTGAAAATGATAcaataaggttaatgggactGCTATCATAAGTCTGGGTTGTCATAAGTCACATATGTCATAACTGGAGGACTACCTGTACTGAATAAGTGTGACAGTGTATGAGTGGTAGCGTAaggaaattacaataaaattacaaaacttACCTGTAAGAGAGTGCAGAGTACTAACTTGCCACTCTCTGCTGTACAGGGACACTAGTGAGGGGAGGACAGGGGAACCAGCAGGTATGTGTTGTTTGATATAAATCACCAGGCCCCAAACAgctgttctctctctttcctaGACCTCCATTTTACTTATGAgtgtgttgttttcattgtcTTTCTTAGGAACACTGTGTGAAGACTCAGCAGGACAACTCTGTTGTGGTGGACATGACATAGAAGAGAATGGAAAGAACTGATATTTACCCACTGTACATCATCACTATGTTTAAATTCTCTGGTCTGAATCAGACTTGCTGAGGAAACTGAAACTGAGtctcaaaacaaaatgtgtagCAATGGACACAGGAAAGTGACTACACCACTATTCAAGACAAATCTGAAATCAGTGTGGAGGGAAATAGTACAGAAGATAAGAATGAAAATGAGTTCCTGTTCTTTGTCATTGTAGAAAACTGCCCCCACTGTATGCCACTGCACATaatcataaaaacacacaaatgcagttATGTAAGTACTTGAGCAATCACAACTAGACATCACTGAAGTCCAGTTCATCACAGAGAGGTGAAAACTCTCCACATAttcaatgaaaatgtgaaaaagtgaaagtgCTCTCATTCATTGGACCAGAATTAGCCAACTCAGTGGCAGTCTGGAGTTGAGTCATTTAGGTTACACTGCTCCAGAGGTAGCAGTCCCTCAGAGTGCAATGGGCACTGAACACACTTGTTTTCTTTGCGGGACAAACAAAGTAGTGTGATTCGCTGCATAAACTGGGATCCAAAGGCTGTAGTCGAAGCATGCATATTTTACAAAGCTGTACCTCAGCTGACATGGTTAAAGTCAaagatttttctgaaacatccaCCATGTGACTGATGGTCAAACCTGAAAAGCCAGTTAATTAGCCATATATAATTTAAGTAACTTCTGAgagataaatgtatttttttatatattgatATGGGCTTTTTTAGTGTGAAGCCCCATCATACCTTCCCCAAGAAGAATAcagctgaaaatattaatttatccaatttatgaaattaaactttataCAGACAAAAAGGACTAAGTAAATCAAACAAAATGTAGCTTTAATAAACCACATCGTAGGTACAACTCTGTAGGACACAATGGCTGCAGCCTCCAGGTGGTGGAACCTTTGGCTCAAACTCCTGCTTCTTAGTGGAATTATAAGTGATGCAAACCATTCTGCTGACTGTGTTGGGCCTGAAATATTCTTCAAGATCTAGATACTTTAGAGatggataaaagaaaaaaaaatatctttgtgTCTTATAGTTTATAGAGTTTCTGGGCCTGACTCCTATAttgatattttttaataataatgtagccTAATTTATTGCCACTTTAACAAGAGGCTTGTTGTCATGAGTGGATGAAAGGAACTATTTCACTAGTATTTAAAAAGAGATGACATATTGTATACATTGGATGTTATGTGTAATTagatttgttaaataaaatgtattttgtgtgaAGAATCTGGCTTAATAATTGCCATCGACATTTCGCCGCAGTAGCCTTTTGCACGGTTTCGTTTTAAGTTCCTTTTTACACTCGATATCGTTCACAGAAAAAAAGCGGTATTATTATTGCTGGCACAACTTAAAGTAATAGATTTGCGGCCGTTCAATGGTAAGTTTGTCTTTTTGTAGCCAACGCTCACAGTTGAGTACAACATTGTTTGAAACGTGGTGTGATCGtccgtgttttttttcttttttgctgacatatgttgtttttttttaaattatgtttctgttctgaatttgtattttaatgtggaAAGGACGAAAACAACGGGAGTGCTCACGTGAGTCACGTTGCACACAATTGAATTCAGTAATAAGTTACTCGTATTATCATACTCAGGCTTTTCCTCTGTAaattttatgaatatgaaatttcGCAAGTAAATCAAGAAGATTAATCAAACAATATTCTTATCAGTCTTCCTGTTAATATCATAGAAGCAATATATCTTGAAACAATAAAGAAAGGTTATTAA
It contains:
- the LOC108921262 gene encoding rap1 GTPase-activating protein 2-like isoform X6; translation: MSSSGRSDPKAGVSERRRDIASRWELVRWYVQEGRFKMESRTLAAFQWIYSPPQHRIAGRSEREPPHRVDKSTISALRSRKQEMLNISNAPLGDYPPSPPRTAPPTMKSTDFFDGLERMENNITLNPRIEEVLEKGDPYPQVILPQFGGYWIEDAETTVFTPTSTDSSFYEDDDSDGVSPGGSRGFKLEDNSAARAYRKHFLGREHLNFYGTASTLGNLVLSLKHEEAEGQEHLRIILRSRMKTLHDRISLAGLTQLPSIPEIAKLLCDDVTGLKFSPVLYPRGSQLIVSYDEHEVSNTFKFGVVYQKFHQISEEELFGNNEETPAFQEFLELLGDCIELQDFKGFRGGLDVSHGQTGSHSVYTIFKDREIMFHVSTKLPFTEGDTQQLQRKRHIGNDIVAVIFQEKATPFVPDMIASNFLHAYILVQVENPGTEHITYKVSVTAREDVPPFGPPLPNPSIFKKGPEFREFLLTKLINAEVACYKADRFAKLEGRTRAALLDNLHDELHKQTQAILGLGTGSGSDDDKMENGSHGGLLESLKRAVRVRSHSMETVGVSHRHRSPAGVPASLSGGVLPQNSTDCSKSTVMVRRLNKGQWTSEGDSTPGAAKSPVKSPVKRRSGFFRLHSCTDGQADRQSRSDLKMSESSSLAQEVKSETSSNPSSPEIYPSKDGLSVKLRDSSCGSGGQHNISRSSSSTSSFSSAAGEGEMLEEVDMNCQPSMAYPPVYSPSFSVEGQTCGTPVIMCRSPTDGKSRTSPSSKCNLKFRFDKLNPSPAVSGAVGGQPLPLCLAPCNLLSSCQGH
- the LOC108921262 gene encoding rap1 GTPase-activating protein 2-like isoform X8, which encodes MIRRKRSVSFGGFGWVDKSTISALRSRKQEMLNISNAPLGDYPPSPPRTAPPTMKSTDFFDGLERMENNITLNPRIEEVLEKGDPYPQVILPQFGGYWIEDAETTVFTPTSTDSSFYEDDDSDGVSPGGSRGFKLEDNSAARAYRKHFLGREHLNFYGTASTLGNLVLSLKHEEAEGQEHLRIILRSRMKTLHDRISLAGLTQLPSIPEIAKLLCDDVTGLKFSPVLYPRGSQLIVSYDEHEVSNTFKFGVVYQKFHQISEEELFGNNEETPAFQEFLELLGDCIELQDFKGFRGGLDVSHGQTGSHSVYTIFKDREIMFHVSTKLPFTEGDTQQLQRKRHIGNDIVAVIFQEKATPFVPDMIASNFLHAYILVQVENPGTEHITYKVSVTAREDVPPFGPPLPNPSIFKKGPEFREFLLTKLINAEVACYKADRFAKLEGRTRAALLDNLHDELHKQTQAILGLGTGSGSDDDKMENGSHGGLLESLKRAVRVRSHSMETVGVSHRHRSPAGVPASLSGGVLPQNSTDCSKSTVMVRRLNKGQWTSEGDSTPGAAKSPVKSPVKRRSGFFRLHSCTDGQADRQSRSDLKMSESSSLAQEVKSETSSNPSSPEIYPSKDGLSVKLRDSSCGSGGQHNISRSSSSTSSFSSAAGEGEMLEEVDMNCQPSMAYPPVYSPSFSVEGQTCGTPVIMCRSPTDGKSRTSPSSKCNLKFRFDKLNPSPAVSGAVGGQPLPLCLAPCNLLSSCQGH
- the LOC108921262 gene encoding rap1 GTPase-activating protein 2-like isoform X3; its protein translation is MQALKKRYVQEGRFKMESRTLAAFQWIYSPPQHRIAGRSEREPPHRVDKSTISALRSRRDSEGKLTAMSSTTSRVSSRRAGIRAAAVLIGLLHKSRKRREREKEAREQEEQWKQEMLNISNAPLGDYPPSPPRTAPPTMKSTDFFDGLERMENNITLNPRIEEVLEKGDPYPQVILPQFGGYWIEDAETTVFTPTSTDSSFYEDDDSDGVSPGGSRGFKLEDNSAARAYRKHFLGREHLNFYGTASTLGNLVLSLKHEEAEGQEHLRIILRSRMKTLHDRISLAGLTQLPSIPEIAKLLCDDVTGLKFSPVLYPRGSQLIVSYDEHEVSNTFKFGVVYQKFHQISEEELFGNNEETPAFQEFLELLGDCIELQDFKGFRGGLDVSHGQTGSHSVYTIFKDREIMFHVSTKLPFTEGDTQQLQRKRHIGNDIVAVIFQEKATPFVPDMIASNFLHAYILVQVENPGTEHITYKVSVTAREDVPPFGPPLPNPSIFKKGPEFREFLLTKLINAEVACYKADRFAKLEGRTRAALLDNLHDELHKQTQAILGLGTGSGSDDDKMENGSHGGLLESLKRAVRVRSHSMETVGVSHRHRSPAGVPASLSGGVLPQNSTDCSKSTVMVRRLNKGQWTSEGDSTPGAAKSPVKSPVKRRSGFFRLHSCTDGQADRQSRSDLKMSESSSLAQEVKSETSSNPSSPEIYPSKDGLSVKLRDSSCGSGGQHNISRSSSSTSSFSSAAGEGEMLEEVDMNCQPSMAYPPVYSPSFSVEGQTCGTPVIMCRSPTDGKSRTSPSSKCNLKFRFDKLNPSPAVSGAVGGQPLPLCLAPCNLLSSCQGH
- the LOC108921262 gene encoding rap1 GTPase-activating protein 2-like isoform X7 → MSSTTSRVSSRRAGIRAAAVLIGLLHKSRKRREREKEAREQEEQWKQEMLNISNAPLGDYPPSPPRTAPPTMKSTDFFDGLERMENNITLNPRIEEVLEKGDPYPQVILPQFGGYWIEDAETTVFTPTSTDSSFYEDDDSDGVSPGGSRGFKLEDNSAARAYRKHFLGREHLNFYGTASTLGNLVLSLKHEEAEGQEHLRIILRSRMKTLHDRISLAGLTQLPSIPEIAKLLCDDVTGLKFSPVLYPRGSQLIVSYDEHEVSNTFKFGVVYQKFHQISEEELFGNNEETPAFQEFLELLGDCIELQDFKGFRGGLDVSHGQTGSHSVYTIFKDREIMFHVSTKLPFTEGDTQQLQRKRHIGNDIVAVIFQEKATPFVPDMIASNFLHAYILVQVENPGTEHITYKVSVTAREDVPPFGPPLPNPSIFKKGPEFREFLLTKLINAEVACYKADRFAKLEGRTRAALLDNLHDELHKQTQAILGLGTGSGSDDDKMENGSHGGLLESLKRAVRVRSHSMETVGVSHRHRSPAGVPASLSGGVLPQNSTDCSKSTVMVRRLNKGQWTSEGDSTPGAAKSPVKSPVKRRSGFFRLHSCTDGQADRQSRSDLKMSESSSLAQEVKSETSSNPSSPEIYPSKDGLSVKLRDSSCGSGGQHNISRSSSSTSSFSSAAGEGEMLEEVDMNCQPSMAYPPVYSPSFSVEGQTCGTPVIMCRSPTDGKSRTSPSSKCNLKFRFDKLNPSPAVSGAVGGQPLPLCLAPCNLLSSCQGH